The following is a genomic window from Osmerus eperlanus chromosome 18, fOsmEpe2.1, whole genome shotgun sequence.
TAATCAATTGGACAATACCAAGGCGGGGTATAAAATATTATTGGACCATCTCCAGCTTCCAACAGACAATTGAATGGCTTTACAGCAATCCTAAAACACTTGTCAATATGTTGGGAGAGACACCGTACGGCTATTAAGAAAATCTGCCAGAAAAAGTATTGCGGCTTATGTAATTCACTCCGCACCAGGCACGACCCAATTCCAGCTCTCCAAATGATGTCATCGCCAGAAGTCTTATCGCAAAAAGTGTAGGCACTGAAACAATGAGGGTTTCAGAAAAAAATCTACAGTATGTAGCCTGAAGGCTTATTCTTCCTGTTACTACGGAATCGTTTTTCTGAATAGCTGGTTCCAACTGCCTAAACATTGATTTTGGCTAAATAGATAAAGAACCTGAGCGACTGACAGTGACCTTCATGGGCCCAACAGCTTTGTTAAAATCGTCTCAGATAAACAAATTTACGATAGGCCTATAAATTCGTATCGTAAACATTTCTATTAAATAAGGAAATGGACCACTGTAGCTATGATTTCCTTGTCTCAACGTATTGTTTGTATATCTCCGGAggacaagaaaaaaaagaatacgaCCAACCGCAATCATTAAACGTGGTTGGAAAGACAACAAAataaaagcatacatttactAAGTTACAAATGCGAAAAAAGCACTAGCTGTTACACGTGCTGATTCTAGTGCGTTTTGCACCCCTCTATTACTTTCAACTAATTTAAAATAGAGTGAAGTTAAATAGTAAGAGCCTATTTGAATAAAACAACTGACATAAACCTACTTCCAGTTTTTGGGAGCGGTGGACTATCAGCACACTGTCTAATGCGTATTGCAAAGTTTATTTATGGTTTAATATCGATGGAATGTTCGAACGGATGGCTTGCTTGTTATACGTCATGTCTCATAGCCCAAAATTCCTTCATTGTGTCAGGATTACAAAATCGCGTGATCAGCCCCTCTGCCTTGGCTGCTAGCAAAGTCTGTGGCTGCAGACCTTATACTGTACAATTTAGAGATCGATTCAGGAGATAGACTCCCCAAAATATGTAGCCTATACTAGGCTACTCAAAACAGTTCATCTGGCCTATTCTCTCCGCGGCATTGACCGCTAACTTGGCTACATTCGGAGCGCCCTAAATACTGCAATATTATAAGGTGACCCCTTTTGAACCACGCAGGTATAGTAACAAAAGGAAGGTTATTAGCCTACCCATCAGCACCACATTCGAGGTCACTGTGCCAGTAATCAAAAAGCCAAGCTGTAGCAGTAACTAGTCTTGAGCCGTTCACAAAGCTGGAGAACATTATAACCTACATAACAATCACCTAAGTAGCTTTAAGCAGTTGTGATTACATAATAGACTTGTAGTGAAGTTAATTTAGGCCTAACTTGATCGCTTGTGTAGACTAAACTTTTGATTTCAGTGATTTGTACCACTTCATTTGAAGTGAGTTCACAACATTGTTTACACTGCCGAGTAACCTGTACTCTGCAAACATTTTGTAGCTTACAATCTTTCTACTGGTAGGCTACGGCTTGCGCTGACCTCAAATTTAAATTTACCTTTTTCTACCATCAGGTAGACGAAGTGGGTGTTGTTTTCCGCAGTTTAACAAGAGTAGAAGAAATAATACCaaaaccaaacacacatgccGTTTTTAAATCCAATAAGTTATATTATGGGAAACGTTCCTCGTCTCCTTCTGCTTTTCCTGCCGGAATGACTACTGCCTCATGGATCTGTGTTAGTAGGTCAGTGGCAAAGCGTATTAGCAGCGTACCTTTATTGACAGCCCATGCAGCCAATTGAAAGACAGCATTTTCTAATTTTAGCCAATCATTCTTTGTTGTCGTAGACGTACCGAGTCTGATGCAAATAGGGCCTACACGGTCGTCTATATTCGGGGAACACAGAGGGGCTGCTTACATTGCATTGAAGTTTATCAACACGCTAAATTACGAAGTAGAATACTTTGCAAAATTAAAGAAAGGTATGTCTAGTAAATGCAGGCTATGTATTTCAAACCGATATACTGTCAAATGTTCAATGGACAACACATCGTGCAATTTGATTTCACATTAGTCcgttataggctactttaatccATGATAGCCAACTtgtttaataataatactaataacaaTAAAACCCATGATTGTAGTTAaccaaaatataaaatatatgaaAAAAATGGGTTGAAGCTGTAGCCATTCTTTATTCAAGGACCATTTGGAACAATTGAGTGATGTTTGTTGCCCTCTAGTGTCCATGTGTCACAAGTGTCGTCATCGCTCTTCCGTACACGTTTCCTAAATCTCTTGCCCATACCGGGGTTCTAACTCGGGTAAACCTATTCCCGACTCAAGCCTGATTTAAGCCTGGTTCTGCGGGTGTGCGGAGAATTGCTCAGGATTTATGTgctttgagatttttgacctgGTGCACATAGCCTATGCGGCCTTGCTGTGCAGCTCCGTGCGTCTCTGCGGAGTCCGCGGACCCTACGCTGACGCGTTTGACATTGAAGCATAAACCAGGCTTTAACCAGACAGGGCTGCAAAGCAAGGCTTCACAGGGTACGTGCACCAGCTCAAAAATATCAAAGCGCGTAGCTCCGACTATCGGACGCTCTCTGTTGCATAGAATGTAAAAAGAATGGACGACGCCTCTCCGCTTCCTCCCACTGGAAAAAAAATGTCATCTTGCGCTGGTGATGCCATTTGGAGCCAGAGTTTGCGCAGTAGTGATGTGGTGGAGCTGCGCTATCGAGGTCCCACCCATACACTCGCCCGACCCAATCGCAAATACACATGAATCCCGATAACATAGAGGGGGCGGGATTTATGACCTATTCTGCAGCCTGCCATTAGGGGGCGATCGAGATGTCTTGGCTTCACTTTTCAGGGCTGTTATACCCttcattgttttcttttttatcaACAGAAACAATATTACATATCTTCGAATAAACTTATTACAAAGATATATCAACACTCGCACACTAGGGGGTGCTTgatgtagaattaaataaaaaatattgaaaAGTTTACACGTATTCAAAGTTTTTCCCTCCATTCTTTTGTAAATAATTTTTACAAAATCAATTTTTGTTAATTGGATTACAAAAATGATCTTTAATAGATTGTCAATCAAGCCTATAGTGAACAGACCAAGATCAACAACAAATCGGACATTTTAAGATTTGATAGGCTACATCAGGAAGGCTAAATTCAACTTAACACTTTACATTTGAAAAGCCGTTAGAAAAGCTATCTCACAAAATATCACAGACAACCCGGTACGACGACAAGGTCAAAGCTGCATAGAAGACTTTAGGCATTATGGGCATATGCAGATTTTACAGAGGTCTTCATTTACTTCATCTAAGGTCATTcgtttatttcattgacaaaatCAGAGACATCCAGTGGCAATAACTTCGAAACAATGTGATCAAATGTTACTTTCATAATCTACATTAATTTTGCGCACAATTTGGCCCCTACCCCCCAATTCTACTTATTCTTATAACAATTTGAATGCATTTTTTGGTATTTATTATCATATTACCTACATGCAAATCACTTGTTAAAGGCAAAGCATTGCATTGATTATCTTGAATAGCCTAATAGATGAGAACCTATGCCTAGTTAGAGAACCTAGTTAGTTAGCCCTAATTGCTCATTTGTACAGTTTATAACATATAGGCTGTATGGTTCTTAGAGAAGCAGGATCCTACATCCCACGAAGTGACATTGTTGACAATGATGCATTGTTTATGTTGCCCATACCAATCTCTCAAATTATAATCTATATTAGTCAAATCAGTTTGACTTTGCAAAAATTAATTGTTTCAGATGTTTCACCTCTGCACAAAGTGATGCTAACTGCTTCTTTAGATGTTCATCATCCCTCATCTCACTTGACGTAACAGAAAGTGACGTTGAAGACTCTTTTGGCAATGCCATTGTCTTGGAATCTGCACTATTAAAAGTTGTCCCACTTGTCTGTGCAAGCGCTTTGTTCATTATTTCCTTTGTGGCAGTTGTGGGTGTTCGAGACATTAAAGCTGGTTCCTCAAAAGCTTTTAGAAGTTTATATCTCAGTTTGTGGGGTAAAGAAAACACTGTCCAAACACCCGTGGTTTCAGCGATTCTTCTGTCTTTGTGTACTTCGTCTTTCATCATTAATTCCACTGTGCTGGATgcgatgtgtgtctgtgcttcagATGTGGGGTCTTGATTCATGCTGTCTAAATTCACAGTCTTGCAATGGGCATGATGTTCAAGTGAGGAAGTAGAGTTCCGACGAGAGCCCAATCGATTATTTAGACATGGATATTCAGAGATGCCTGAACTGTCAGAGGTGTTGTCTACTTCACTAGATTCATGTCCAACACAGCCTGCAGTTGGAACACTTCTGTGGTTTTGATTAAAAATGGCCTCGGCAGAGGAAACATTCTGACCGATAACCGGAGCTCCAGAGAAAACGCCCATGCTTCCAGGTAAGCCTACTTTATATTTAGGCAAGACATCTGAACCATTCCCATATTTAAACTGAAAGTGATCAACGGACGAAAAACATGGCGTGTTAATAAATCCAGAACAACGTGTAAACTCATTGTCAGCCACATCATTTGTAATTCTAAAATGCATGCCAACAGACGACGCAGCCGGCGGGAGCATCAGAGGAGGGTGGTCATTTGAGAACGGATGGAAATAGTGGGCTGACATATTTTGGCTCTCAACTGACCGGTTGCAGCGAGACTCAGTGGTGCCATATTGTACAGCCGAAAGAGTCGCTCTCAGTTTTTCGTTTTCACGGAAAAGTTCAACAGCACGGCCTTCCAAGAGCACCTCTTCCACTCGTCGACGATGTCTTGATCTTTTCGCAGCCTCgttatttctttttctcttgGACCAGTAATTGCAATCCTTTTGGTCCTCGGGTATGAACTCCCTTTTTCTGCGTTGCCTCGAATCAACTTTGGGGCTCAACTGCAACTCCGGTACAGAGTTTGCGTAATTAAGCAAAGggtttctgtgtctgtcactTGACTCTTGAGCAAGCAAAGCGATACTTGTTATAGTTGATCTGCCATTTCTTAAAACAGATGGATCAAGACACCTATACAGGTCATCAACACGGGTATCGTGTACTAATTTGTCATCAGGTACGTGCGTATGTCCACTCATTTGCTGTGCACCTGCCATGTCAACAGCGTCGTCTCTTTCTCCAGGCGTGTATGCTTTTTAAGTGACTTCTGTGGGGCGTTCAGCGATGTTTTCAAACTTGAACAATAAGACACGCCCACATACTTGAAAAAGCGGTTCATACCGTCGTTGTTATGCCTACAttctagtgatgggaagttcggatcattttactgattcggttctttgaatctcgttcagtaaaatgaacgaatcttttttcgagtcaatcgttcatttcaacgggggggggggggggctatccgtccaccgCACCGGAgggaatatcattcacgtcttactaaaacagcggccacgcgaaagggaatgaggaaactgtttcctctacaaaaaaatacaatgcgggtcacgtgaaaaaaggatccaaagactggtagaaagaccgagtcgggaaatgaacgaatcgttcgtttcctccagtaggcctacagaacctatgcaggtcacgtgaaaaatgatccaaagactcgtagaaagaccgagtcgggaaaagaacgaatcgttcgtttcctctagctaccactacagagcctatgcaggtcacgtgaaaaattatccaaatactcgtacctgaagaccgagtcgggaaatgaactaatcatttatgtttacttggacgagcctatgcaacagtcccgatgcacggccacgagaaaatgaacgaatcactctttgagaggactcgttactcccgagtccttgtaagtattcgttcaaaatgaacgaatcgttcacgaacgacacatcactactacATTCACAAGTGTTAAACCACCAACCAATGCGCTGTTTTCATGTCACTTTAAAAGCATAGTTACGCATAATATTTGTAATAAATAAATCAGTGCTACTACAGTGCTACTGCTAACCTCCCACAATAGTCCTGCACCAAGTCGTCAGATGCTTGTCACCTTTTTTTGGTTACTGTATAATCTACTCTTACTACTACACACTTAACCGATTCTATCCATAGCAGACAAAGCTTTGGAATGACCTTAACAAGAATGTGGGCTGCAATGATGTGATATAATAAACCAATATTAGAGCATTTACTAACATTTAAATAATAACATACTCAATAATGTATCACTTTATTTGATGCTTCGTGGCTGGATGTACACAATATGTTTAACATCTGTGATAATATCTTAGTGAAAAGCAAATTATCTGATGGCAGGGACAATAAAGAAAGAACATCATGTTAAACAATATTTACCACCAAGGAAAAATAAAAACCGATTTAAAAGTTTTCCTAATTACTTACATAAATTACAAATCTGTACAACAGGATATCAAAGTTGAAGATGAACCGTAAAGGGAAATTTAAACATAAGACTGTTACAAAAAAAAAGCCacattttctttctgtttcacaAGCAGGCATATGTTGTGTAGTAACACATCCATGTTCAGTAAGCAATATTTAAcccttaagtaaaaaacaaaacaaatgtcatCACATCTTATACGAGTTTTTGCTATCCAATCATCATACATTCTGCCATGTCTTGTCTCAAACGCCTTCTATTATTGTGACCAAACAGACAACACGCAGTAAAGTTGCGTAAAACCAGATTTAGTCTCTGTAATTTTAGAAAATGTCAAAGATGGTATCAAAAAAGTCTTTTTCAGGGAGCCTTGTCTGAAAGAAGATGCTTTATGTTGCACAGCAACAGTAAGAACATAAATTCTTCTGAAGGGCTTTTGCAACTAAATTAATTGAAAACACTGTCCGTTTCGGTAATGCACAATCGTATATCAGTAAAAATGCCCTTTATGGATGAGCAACTTTCAAGGTTGAGACACATAGCTCTAGGAGAGAAACAGGATATTCTGCTGCTTGCATTCTAATGCAACAATCGCCATCAAAATACATAAATTACATTCAGTCACTGCTTTCAAAATGTTTTCCCTTCACTTGTTAATTGATGGCCCTCCAAATAAAGGTCTCAACTCAAAGTACGCATTTCAGTTGTATTTTGTTCCAGTCCTCCAGATCTATGCCTCTGAGTGCATGTCCATATCATCAGTACGAGAAACATCATTGTTGCTCAATAAATCTGTTTCAGGGATTGACAAGTCTTCATTTTGTCCCAGACCTTTCTGAGATGCCCCGTCAGCCATGTCCTCCTCATTAGCCTTGGGGTCCTCATTGAGCAGGGCAGCTCTCTCCGTGCCCGATCCGTTGGACGGTGCGGTTGTAACGTAGCCCGTGGAGGTGGAGCCACTGCCACTATGGTGCGACCCAGGTTTGGGCACCATCTGGAGTGGGTGGTGCATTTGCTGGTGAGCCATTTGAATGGGGATCTGCATGGGGTAGAAGTTCTGTAGGTAGGGATACGCAGGCATAGGCTGGTACCCATTGACTGGGATGTACAGCTGCTGGGGTACCATGGGTCGGTGCATCTGGCCCTTCATGGGCATAAATTGGGGCTGGGGGAAAGGTGAGCTTTTCTTTGGGCTGGAGTAGCGTGCAGCGTTGGCGGCACTAATGCTGATGTTGCTGACGGGGCTAGTGCTCAGGGAACTGGTCTGAGTAGTGTTGCTGGTCCCGGAGGTCTGTGCTGTACTGTTATAGTTGGAAAGGCTCTCCCAGGTTCGCAGGCGGTTGTGGATGTCCTTGAAGCGAGGCCGCCTAGCTGGAAACTCGCTCCAGCACTCCAGCATGACCGTGTAGATCCAAGCTGGACAGTCGTCTGGGCAGGCCAGCACTTGCCGGCTGCGCACCATCTCAATAACGTCCTGGTTGGAGTAGCCACAGTAAGGCTGTAGGCCATAACTGAAAATCTCCCACAGAACCACCCCATATGACCAGATGTCTGAGTCGGTGGAGAACTTGCCATACATAATGGCTTCTGGAGACATCCAACGAATGGGAAAGGGACTGGCACCCATGAGCTTATAGTAGTCGGCAGAGTAGACATCCCTGAACAGACCCAGGTCCAGGATTTTGACGTTGAGCTTGTCGCAGACCAATATGTTTCTTGTGGCAAGATCTTTGTGGACCACGTGGTGACTGGACAGGTACTCCATACCAGCGGCCACCTGTGTGACAACATGTAGGAAGTCAGCCTGCTCCAAGGTGGATTTCACCGTCTTGTCGTCATCTGAGCTCCCGACGTCTGAGTGCGGTGAACGCATGACCAGGAACTCGTGAAGGTCACCAAGGCCAGAGTAGCTGAAGATCATGCTGATTGGCTGCTCCTTGGTGACCACGCCCAGCAGGCAGACAATGTTGGGATGCTGGAGGCGGGAACGGAGCATGGCCTCATGGCGAAACTCCTCACGGAGCGTGCCGTCGTCCTTGTCCTTCACAGTCTTGATTGCCACCACCTGGGTCTGTTCACCAGGTGCTGTGCCATACAGATGGCCCTTGTAGACCTTTCCAAAGCGGTCCTCACCCAGTTCCTCCATAAAACGCACTGCCGACAGGTTGATCTCTCTCAGCTTGGCCTGCAGATGCACAATGATATGAAGATGCATACAGTATGATACCAATGTGTGACATTTCTTCTTCATTTTGGGAATAACATCCCATTGAATGCAGAATAGTCATATAATAGTCAATCCCCACCTGGTGTTTGTGCTGGTTGAGCAGTGGCAGCTCCATTTCCTGACTAGGGGAGGCTGTAAGTTGGCGGCGAgggggtgtgtctgtggagtCCTTCTGCTTGTTGCGGCACATGCAGACCAGAAAGAAGAGGCAGGCAATGACAAATGGGATGGCGATGCTGGGGATCAGGATGTAAAGGATCTCCTTCTTGAGGTTCTCTGGTGGCTCTGTGGATGTAAAAAAAATGTTCACGCAGAAGATTTTGGCAAATTTTCCATTGTACTCTACCAACAATAACTTTTGTAATCGAAAGGTTTTAGAAACGTACGATTAACAAAAGATTTGGTGCTAATTGGTGAATACATACATTTCTTACAGTCACCTTTTACATTTAACAACTTTGCTTGTTTATTCACAGAAAATATGACATTTCAGATAACTTTGAAAGCTTAAATACAGGGCTAGTTACTTACTGCAGGGCTGGATGTCACACATGTCAACCCTGACATCTGAGTCCAATGTGAAGCACCAGGGGCCCTCCATCTGACCCCCTGGGTTACGGCAAAAGTTGTGTCCCCCACGCAGCTCAGGGTATTCTATGGGAGACAAGTGGTGGCTGTGGGGGTACTGGGCACTCCAGGGCTGGCACGGGTAGCCTGACTTGGTGACGCTAACCGTGCCCTTGTAGTCAGCACCGCTCCCATTGTAACagctgtgatctgagggagaaTCTTTCACGAAGATTTATAGTTAATGTGGCTGCACTGGGCATGTTGCTTGATACAAACTTAGTTTAAAacaataaatgaataaactgATTTGTACTGTTGCCCCATATAATGTAAACAAAAATGTTTTGTACGAATGCCACAAGAGGGCACCCTATGCAAACTTTCATCAAGCTAAAGATCCACATTGTGTCCATGAATAAACCTACATGTGCTCAACTTGTCTAGAGGCACTCCAATCCTCATGCATGAGGCGGCATCAGGTGAGCCCGGGTGGGGTAGTAGGTGGCAGCTGGGAAGCTCCAGCTGCATGAGGATGAGGGGGTTAGAACGGGCGATGGTGTACTCGGCAAGGCAAAGGTCGCTCTCCAGAGCCTCGCACTCATCCCGACAAAGCTGACGCCGCCGTGGGACCCGTGCCCCATCGTCGCACAGTGGGAACACAAAGTGGCAAAAGGAGGGTATGGCAAACTTGGAGCATTGGTCTGAGAGCTGGGTGGAGGTGCCAATCATGGTGAAGGCAGCTGTTGGTAAGCAGACAGGTACATTTAGTCTTCTTATAATGCTGTGCAGCTCCTCCACTGATAATATagaaaaaatgttttagttGACTGTAGTCTTAAATATGATATTCTGCCTCCAGGTTGCTCACATCCCAATTAGAACTGGACAATATAGCTGCTAATGAATACAATATGACAGCTTCATTGTAAACTAAATATTTGAAAATGtggagaaaaacacacagaaaggaAGCAATGCTCACAATAACCAGAGTTTATGGAGCTGGAAAACTGACACTGAAAATAAACTGTCACAGGTGAAGCAAGGATTTACCAAGGACAACCCATCAACCCCTTGGGACTCCTGGTTGAACTGAAGCAAAATATTGAGGACTTGGATTAAAGAATGGTGCCTCATTATTTTATCTGACTTTTATTGTTCGGAATGTTACTTCTTCTCCTTATATTTTTCATACTTAAACAATTCTAACTGTATATGGCACAAacataacattacatttaccTATTACCTTACAGTTAGGTATATACATAACATTTAGCACGCAAATCTGTAAAGGACAAAAATAATGCAAATCTGGCTAGACAATTTTCACCTATTTGATTTGGTTGCATTACATAAAAGAAATAAGTACTGTTCACATCCCAAATTATTATCCCAAGTAATGCTGACGCAAGACAAAGTTGTTGATTGCCTACTGTTTTGTTCTTGGCATATGGCACTTgaaaagtgaaagagaaagacattACTTCATTTTAACCGAACTTGTGACTTTTTGGGCTCCCCACCCAAGACACATACGGTAATTCACTAAGTGTAAAAAGGTCCAACTGTATTTTAAGAGAGGGTTAAAACCACTGATATTTCATGTGTGGCAGCATGTCCAGGTTCAGACTTAAATCACATGAACAAACAAGTATTTGGATATCATTCATAAAATCCCGGAGTAAATGTGGTCCTATTTAATGTTTGAAAAGAACAATGCATGTT
Proteins encoded in this region:
- the ror2 gene encoding tyrosine-protein kinase transmembrane receptor ROR2 isoform X2; the encoded protein is MARIMADVLINSVKTLLLAVVVAQSWRCTADPSISQPMESEGLAEAQSGAAPTAEGYYLEFQEPVNNITIVQGQTATLHCKVMGNPRPTIRWLKNDAPVVQEQGRISIRKTEAGSKLRIQDLDTTDTGYYQCVASNTVKVISATGLLYVKLGQSPTHGPDDGTHEKGFCQPYRGIACARFIGNRSIYVESLQMQGESENRITAAFTMIGTSTQLSDQCSKFAIPSFCHFVFPLCDDGARVPRRRQLCRDECEALESDLCLAEYTIARSNPLILMQLELPSCHLLPHPGSPDAASCMRIGVPLDKLSTYHSCYNGSGADYKGTVSVTKSGYPCQPWSAQYPHSHHLSPIEYPELRGGHNFCRNPGGQMEGPWCFTLDSDVRVDMCDIQPCKPPENLKKEILYILIPSIAIPFVIACLFFLVCMCRNKQKDSTDTPPRRQLTASPSQEMELPLLNQHKHQAKLREINLSAVRFMEELGEDRFGKVYKGHLYGTAPGEQTQVVAIKTVKDKDDGTLREEFRHEAMLRSRLQHPNIVCLLGVVTKEQPISMIFSYSGLGDLHEFLVMRSPHSDVGSSDDDKTVKSTLEQADFLHVVTQVAAGMEYLSSHHVVHKDLATRNILVCDKLNVKILDLGLFRDVYSADYYKLMGASPFPIRWMSPEAIMYGKFSTDSDIWSYGVVLWEIFSYGLQPYCGYSNQDVIEMVRSRQVLACPDDCPAWIYTVMLECWSEFPARRPRFKDIHNRLRTWESLSNYNSTAQTSGTSNTTQTSSLSTSPVSNISISAANAARYSSPKKSSPFPQPQFMPMKGQMHRPMVPQQLYIPVNGYQPMPAYPYLQNFYPMQIPIQMAHQQMHHPLQMVPKPGSHHSGSGSTSTGYVTTAPSNGSGTERAALLNEDPKANEEDMADGASQKGLGQNEDLSIPETDLLSNNDVSRTDDMDMHSEA
- the ror2 gene encoding tyrosine-protein kinase transmembrane receptor ROR2 isoform X3, whose protein sequence is MARIMADVLINSVKTLLLAVVVAQSWRCTGYYLEFQEPVNNITIVQGQTATLHCKVMGNPRPTIRWLKNDAPVVQEQGRISIRKTEAGSKLRIQDLDTTDTGYYQCVASNTVKVISATGLLYVKLGQSPTHGPDDGTHEKGFCQPYRGIACARFIGNRSIYVESLQMQGESENRITAAFTMIGTSTQLSDQCSKFAIPSFCHFVFPLCDDGARVPRRRQLCRDECEALESDLCLAEYTIARSNPLILMQLELPSCHLLPHPGSPDAASCMRIGVPLDKLSTYSPSDHSCYNGSGADYKGTVSVTKSGYPCQPWSAQYPHSHHLSPIEYPELRGGHNFCRNPGGQMEGPWCFTLDSDVRVDMCDIQPCKPPENLKKEILYILIPSIAIPFVIACLFFLVCMCRNKQKDSTDTPPRRQLTASPSQEMELPLLNQHKHQAKLREINLSAVRFMEELGEDRFGKVYKGHLYGTAPGEQTQVVAIKTVKDKDDGTLREEFRHEAMLRSRLQHPNIVCLLGVVTKEQPISMIFSYSGLGDLHEFLVMRSPHSDVGSSDDDKTVKSTLEQADFLHVVTQVAAGMEYLSSHHVVHKDLATRNILVCDKLNVKILDLGLFRDVYSADYYKLMGASPFPIRWMSPEAIMYGKFSTDSDIWSYGVVLWEIFSYGLQPYCGYSNQDVIEMVRSRQVLACPDDCPAWIYTVMLECWSEFPARRPRFKDIHNRLRTWESLSNYNSTAQTSGTSNTTQTSSLSTSPVSNISISAANAARYSSPKKSSPFPQPQFMPMKGQMHRPMVPQQLYIPVNGYQPMPAYPYLQNFYPMQIPIQMAHQQMHHPLQMVPKPGSHHSGSGSTSTGYVTTAPSNGSGTERAALLNEDPKANEEDMADGASQKGLGQNEDLSIPETDLLSNNDVSRTDDMDMHSEA
- the ror2 gene encoding tyrosine-protein kinase transmembrane receptor ROR2 isoform X1, translated to MARIMADVLINSVKTLLLAVVVAQSWRCTADPSISQPMESEGLAEAQSGAAPTAEGYYLEFQEPVNNITIVQGQTATLHCKVMGNPRPTIRWLKNDAPVVQEQGRISIRKTEAGSKLRIQDLDTTDTGYYQCVASNTVKVISATGLLYVKLGQSPTHGPDDGTHEKGFCQPYRGIACARFIGNRSIYVESLQMQGESENRITAAFTMIGTSTQLSDQCSKFAIPSFCHFVFPLCDDGARVPRRRQLCRDECEALESDLCLAEYTIARSNPLILMQLELPSCHLLPHPGSPDAASCMRIGVPLDKLSTYSPSDHSCYNGSGADYKGTVSVTKSGYPCQPWSAQYPHSHHLSPIEYPELRGGHNFCRNPGGQMEGPWCFTLDSDVRVDMCDIQPCKPPENLKKEILYILIPSIAIPFVIACLFFLVCMCRNKQKDSTDTPPRRQLTASPSQEMELPLLNQHKHQAKLREINLSAVRFMEELGEDRFGKVYKGHLYGTAPGEQTQVVAIKTVKDKDDGTLREEFRHEAMLRSRLQHPNIVCLLGVVTKEQPISMIFSYSGLGDLHEFLVMRSPHSDVGSSDDDKTVKSTLEQADFLHVVTQVAAGMEYLSSHHVVHKDLATRNILVCDKLNVKILDLGLFRDVYSADYYKLMGASPFPIRWMSPEAIMYGKFSTDSDIWSYGVVLWEIFSYGLQPYCGYSNQDVIEMVRSRQVLACPDDCPAWIYTVMLECWSEFPARRPRFKDIHNRLRTWESLSNYNSTAQTSGTSNTTQTSSLSTSPVSNISISAANAARYSSPKKSSPFPQPQFMPMKGQMHRPMVPQQLYIPVNGYQPMPAYPYLQNFYPMQIPIQMAHQQMHHPLQMVPKPGSHHSGSGSTSTGYVTTAPSNGSGTERAALLNEDPKANEEDMADGASQKGLGQNEDLSIPETDLLSNNDVSRTDDMDMHSEA